One genomic segment of Actinoplanes ianthinogenes includes these proteins:
- a CDS encoding SRPBCC family protein, with the protein MSTVTEFVDVNVPVRTCYDQWTQFEEFPRFMEGVEEIQQLDDTHMHWKTKIAGIEREFDAQITEQLPDERVAWTATDGEKQAGVVTFHRLDDTHTRVTVQLDFDPQGFVETAGDKLGMVDRRVKGDLHRFKEFIESRGGITTGAWRGKVDRPGI; encoded by the coding sequence GTGAGCACGGTCACCGAGTTCGTTGACGTCAACGTCCCGGTCCGCACCTGCTACGACCAGTGGACCCAGTTCGAGGAGTTCCCGCGCTTCATGGAGGGCGTGGAGGAGATCCAGCAGCTGGACGACACCCACATGCACTGGAAGACCAAGATCGCCGGGATCGAGCGCGAGTTCGACGCCCAGATCACCGAGCAACTCCCGGACGAGCGCGTCGCCTGGACCGCCACGGACGGCGAGAAGCAAGCGGGCGTGGTGACCTTCCACCGCCTGGACGACACGCACACCCGGGTCACCGTGCAGCTCGACTTCGACCCGCAGGGCTTCGTCGAGACCGCCGGCGACAAGCTCGGCATGGTCGACCGCCGGGTCAAGGGCGACCTGCACCGCTTCAAGGAGTTCATCGAGAGCCGCGGCGGCATCACCACCGGCGCCTGGCGCGGCAAGGTGGACCGCCCCGGAATCTGA
- a CDS encoding DUF6401 family natural product biosynthesis protein, whose translation MNGLFSNAAARAALRSAHASLADLTAAVGVSGLAATQSSPGLMSVIDQHAAGVRDSLDADTRPLTPILLAAYAEGVRDAAYQHGWIAPEGEIDWSENDWVLRRLLAVCMLARTLPTPA comes from the coding sequence ATGAATGGTCTGTTCAGCAACGCCGCCGCCCGCGCCGCCCTCCGCTCCGCGCACGCCTCGCTCGCCGACCTCACCGCCGCCGTCGGGGTCAGCGGCCTCGCCGCCACCCAGTCCTCCCCCGGCCTTATGTCCGTGATCGACCAGCACGCCGCCGGCGTCCGGGACAGCCTCGACGCGGACACCCGCCCGCTGACCCCGATCCTGCTCGCCGCTTACGCCGAGGGCGTCCGCGACGCGGCCTACCAGCACGGCTGGATCGCCCCCGAGGGCGAGATCGACTGGTCCGAGAACGACTGGGTCCTCCGCCGTCTCCTCGCGGTCTGCATGCTCGCCCGCACCCTGCCCACCCCGGCCTGA
- a CDS encoding mechanosensitive ion channel family protein: MTGDGLSRGLSDMWRSLVLYLPVALAFVAVLLIGWLLARLARTITAKALRRVGLDRAAQHGLAGRLLRGTDPVALCARLAYWLVLLITLQLAFGLWGPNQVSTLLNTLIAWLPQLFVAIVIVVAAIAVAGAAHDLIGNALGELGYARVLAKAVAAVIITLGVIAGLDQVGIATTVTRPLLITVLVTVAGVIIVGVGGGLVRPMQQRWEGWLDRAAVESAAIREQARAFAEERARQAEARAEAERRAEEARKAEEARRAEEARKAEEARRAEEDRKAEEARRAEQERKAEEARRLAEAKQAEEARQAAAARRAEEERRAEETRQAEERRRAEEARRAEIERRQREAWAADQRRAAAAQGYAARPDDETQVIPSPGEDGLHFIPGFGRTAGYGGSAGTPSASPGSPDVSRAEESTDPGPLGTPGETAVITPGVRPVWSDYHGGEPASDSTGQPRGETPEGRGDGEPPTTSFGQVSGGGGRLAGTPLDADAEPGSASAGSGGSAVPPNDDTTVPTVLLGGAAAGAGEAAKTVPAGDAEGAAGADSTGSGSVRDQGGAEQEETAGITEGSQHGEAAVITQDEAVVLPQGSEQEESAVLPQGSEQEEGAVLPQGSGQGEAVVLPPDSGQEEAVALPPDSEQEEAAVMGRGSEETTTVIPPGLAQEETAVITQGSEETTTVIPSPGPDRALVIDETGDGDRTQVVSLPGQDQTTQEVPGHPGDDDPTIPSSRPAGG, translated from the coding sequence ATGACCGGCGACGGGTTGAGCCGTGGACTGAGCGACATGTGGCGGTCCCTGGTGCTTTACCTTCCGGTGGCACTGGCGTTCGTCGCCGTGCTGCTGATCGGCTGGCTGCTGGCCCGGCTGGCCCGCACGATCACGGCGAAGGCGCTGCGCCGGGTCGGCCTGGACCGGGCCGCCCAGCACGGGCTCGCCGGTCGCCTGCTGCGCGGCACCGACCCGGTGGCACTCTGCGCCCGCTTGGCATATTGGCTGGTGCTGCTGATCACCCTGCAGCTCGCCTTCGGCCTGTGGGGGCCGAACCAGGTGAGCACCCTGCTCAACACCCTGATCGCCTGGCTGCCACAGCTCTTCGTGGCGATCGTGATCGTGGTGGCCGCCATCGCCGTGGCCGGCGCCGCCCACGACCTGATCGGCAACGCCCTCGGCGAGTTGGGCTATGCGCGGGTGCTGGCCAAAGCGGTCGCCGCCGTGATCATCACGCTCGGCGTGATCGCCGGGCTGGACCAGGTCGGCATCGCGACCACGGTCACCCGCCCGTTGCTGATCACGGTGCTGGTCACCGTGGCCGGCGTGATCATCGTGGGGGTGGGCGGCGGTCTCGTCCGGCCGATGCAGCAGCGCTGGGAGGGGTGGCTGGACCGGGCGGCGGTGGAGTCGGCGGCGATCCGGGAGCAGGCGCGGGCGTTCGCCGAGGAGCGTGCCCGGCAGGCGGAGGCGCGGGCCGAGGCGGAGCGCCGGGCCGAGGAGGCGCGGAAGGCGGAGGAGGCACGCCGGGCCGAGGAGGCGCGGAAGGCGGAGGAGGCACGGCGGGCCGAGGAGGACCGGAAAGCGGAGGAAGCGCGTCGCGCCGAGCAGGAGCGGAAGGCGGAGGAGGCGCGTCGTCTCGCGGAGGCCAAGCAGGCCGAGGAGGCACGCCAGGCTGCGGCGGCTCGGCGGGCCGAGGAGGAGCGGCGCGCGGAGGAGACCCGGCAGGCCGAGGAGCGGCGGCGGGCCGAGGAGGCTCGGCGGGCGGAGATCGAGCGGCGGCAGCGGGAGGCCTGGGCCGCTGACCAGCGCCGGGCGGCTGCGGCGCAGGGCTATGCGGCACGACCCGATGACGAGACCCAGGTGATCCCGTCGCCGGGCGAGGACGGGCTGCATTTCATTCCGGGCTTCGGCCGGACGGCGGGTTACGGCGGGTCCGCGGGCACGCCCTCCGCTTCCCCGGGGTCTCCGGATGTGTCGCGCGCTGAGGAGTCGACGGATCCCGGGCCGCTCGGGACGCCCGGCGAGACCGCGGTGATCACGCCGGGGGTGCGGCCGGTGTGGTCGGACTACCACGGTGGTGAGCCGGCGTCGGATTCCACCGGCCAGCCGCGTGGCGAGACTCCGGAGGGCCGGGGCGACGGCGAGCCGCCGACGACATCGTTCGGACAGGTGTCCGGAGGCGGTGGACGGCTGGCGGGGACGCCGCTTGACGCGGACGCCGAGCCCGGGTCGGCGTCCGCGGGAAGTGGCGGGTCCGCCGTCCCACCGAACGACGACACGACGGTGCCGACTGTCCTGCTGGGTGGTGCCGCGGCTGGGGCTGGCGAGGCGGCGAAGACAGTGCCGGCCGGCGATGCGGAGGGGGCGGCGGGTGCGGATTCGACCGGCTCCGGGAGTGTGCGCGATCAGGGTGGCGCTGAGCAGGAGGAGACCGCGGGGATCACGGAGGGTTCGCAGCACGGCGAGGCTGCGGTGATCACGCAGGACGAGGCCGTGGTGCTTCCGCAGGGCTCGGAGCAGGAGGAGAGCGCGGTGCTTCCGCAGGGCTCGGAGCAGGAGGAGGGCGCGGTGCTTCCACAGGGTTCGGGGCAGGGGGAGGCGGTGGTGCTTCCGCCGGACTCGGGGCAGGAGGAGGCGGTGGCGCTTCCGCCGGACTCGGAGCAGGAGGAGGCCGCGGTGATGGGGCGGGGCTCGGAGGAGACGACGACGGTGATTCCGCCGGGCCTGGCGCAGGAGGAGACTGCGGTGATCACGCAGGGCTCGGAGGAGACGACCACGGTGATTCCGTCGCCGGGCCCGGACCGGGCGCTGGTGATCGACGAGACCGGGGACGGTGATCGCACCCAGGTGGTCTCGTTGCCCGGGCAGGACCAGACGACTCAGGAGGTTCCGGGGCATCCCGGCGACGACGATCCGACGATCCCGTCGTCCCGCCCGGCCGGCGGATGA
- a CDS encoding cellulose binding domain-containing protein produces MRIGKPTPTGGHGGQPTSAAPITGTPSLSARYSYALDDSGYRGSVQVVNSGTGAAVDWTVALTVPGGEAVSVTSGSVSMSQAGSSVTFRPSAGSVRAGGSVSFGFTLDTVPAIVPGGCAIDGVACS; encoded by the coding sequence GTGCGGATCGGCAAGCCCACTCCCACCGGCGGCCACGGGGGCCAGCCGACCAGTGCGGCGCCGATCACCGGCACGCCATCGCTGTCCGCTCGGTACAGCTATGCCCTGGACGACTCCGGGTACCGGGGGAGCGTGCAGGTGGTGAACAGCGGGACCGGGGCGGCCGTGGACTGGACGGTGGCGTTGACCGTACCGGGCGGGGAGGCGGTCTCGGTGACCTCCGGGTCGGTGTCGATGTCGCAGGCCGGGTCGAGCGTGACGTTCCGCCCGTCGGCCGGGTCGGTGCGGGCCGGCGGCTCGGTGAGCTTCGGGTTCACCCTGGACACCGTGCCGGCGATCGTCCCGGGCGGTTGCGCGATCGATGGAGTCGCCTGCTCCTGA
- a CDS encoding ATP-binding SpoIIE family protein phosphatase, giving the protein MVGSGAARPPAISTLPVQSTGAKGCASLVHAHDWSGTSLGPVDRWDPAVRAAVDLLLESPVPMMLVCGPDCVVLYNDAYAEVLGGLHPGALGRPAVAAFGEAWDQPGMGDVIGRVFRTGHPVLEPESQMTVRPGGAEPAFYTRGHSVVRDSHGAIAGVLTVAAETTQVIHRLQSLGELTARLAGALTIDDVTRVVLTYAMASFDLDHCALAVDDGSSYRYVRRIRGEMLDEADERLPPVWRQVGADPAAPLVAAAESGRATFVADGEPLRAIAQDRHERRVRSLAALPLRTPSVRGALTMGFRRAHAWLPAERALLRAAAELVAQAAERARRFEAQHGTAQLLQRSMLPEHLPELDTFRIAARYDVGVDGNAAGGDFYDAFRLTDGRLAMVLGDVAGHDVRAAAVMGQVRAALRALALTDPAPPSVLAGLDRLVGSLGAESRNEEIFVTVVYGVLDPADGSITLASAGHPPPVLRRAGLAGEPATAELVKVPPGAPLGLGGRWQTGSLTLEPGDTILMYSDGVVERRGRPLNAGLDALVTAAAGSPSGDPRNMCSLATAAVEGTTDDDVAVLAVEHALAMSRSATMQVAAEPTGPSRVRQWMTTRLREWLVPEPVIGAAILCTSELTTNALLHAGTPAQVHIDLNAERLLVSVADTGTRGSVIRARTDALASRGRGLGLIEELSDSWGTDPTVRGSTVWFEMLLNRE; this is encoded by the coding sequence ATGGTCGGCTCGGGAGCGGCTCGCCCGCCAGCGATCTCCACGCTGCCCGTGCAGTCCACGGGAGCCAAGGGCTGCGCGTCCCTGGTGCACGCCCACGACTGGTCCGGCACCTCGCTGGGCCCTGTCGATCGGTGGGATCCGGCCGTGCGCGCGGCCGTCGACCTGCTGCTCGAGTCCCCGGTGCCGATGATGCTGGTCTGCGGGCCGGACTGCGTGGTGCTCTACAACGACGCCTACGCCGAGGTGCTGGGCGGCCTGCATCCGGGCGCGCTCGGCCGGCCGGCCGTGGCGGCCTTCGGCGAGGCGTGGGACCAGCCGGGCATGGGCGACGTGATCGGCCGGGTGTTCCGGACCGGTCATCCGGTGCTGGAGCCGGAGAGCCAGATGACGGTGCGCCCGGGCGGCGCGGAGCCGGCCTTCTACACCCGCGGGCACTCGGTGGTCCGCGACTCGCACGGGGCGATCGCAGGGGTGCTCACGGTGGCCGCCGAGACGACCCAGGTGATCCACCGATTGCAGAGCCTCGGTGAGCTGACCGCACGACTGGCCGGAGCACTCACCATCGACGACGTCACGCGCGTCGTCCTGACCTACGCGATGGCCTCCTTCGATCTCGACCACTGCGCCCTCGCGGTCGACGACGGCAGCTCCTACCGCTATGTCCGCCGGATCCGCGGCGAGATGCTGGACGAGGCGGACGAGCGCCTGCCACCGGTCTGGCGGCAGGTCGGCGCCGACCCGGCGGCGCCGCTGGTGGCGGCGGCCGAGTCGGGCCGGGCCACGTTCGTCGCCGACGGCGAGCCGCTGCGCGCCATCGCGCAGGACCGGCACGAGCGGCGGGTCCGCTCGCTGGCCGCTCTCCCGTTGCGCACCCCTTCGGTACGCGGTGCCCTCACCATGGGTTTCCGCCGGGCACACGCCTGGCTCCCGGCCGAGCGCGCCCTCCTGCGGGCCGCCGCCGAGCTGGTGGCCCAGGCGGCCGAGCGCGCCCGCCGCTTCGAGGCCCAGCACGGCACGGCCCAGCTGCTCCAGCGCAGCATGCTCCCGGAGCACCTGCCCGAGCTGGACACCTTCCGGATCGCCGCGCGCTACGACGTCGGGGTGGACGGCAACGCCGCCGGCGGGGACTTCTACGACGCGTTCCGGCTCACCGACGGCCGGCTGGCCATGGTGCTCGGCGACGTGGCCGGGCACGACGTGCGCGCCGCCGCGGTGATGGGCCAGGTCCGGGCGGCGCTGCGGGCGCTGGCGCTGACCGATCCGGCCCCGCCGAGCGTGCTGGCCGGCCTGGACCGCCTGGTCGGCTCCCTGGGCGCCGAGTCACGGAACGAGGAGATCTTCGTGACCGTCGTCTACGGCGTGCTGGACCCCGCGGACGGCTCGATCACCCTGGCCAGCGCCGGGCACCCGCCGCCGGTGCTGCGCCGGGCCGGCCTGGCCGGTGAGCCGGCCACCGCCGAGCTGGTGAAGGTGCCGCCCGGCGCCCCGCTCGGCCTGGGTGGCCGCTGGCAGACCGGCTCGCTGACGCTGGAGCCGGGCGACACGATCCTGATGTACAGCGACGGCGTGGTGGAGCGCCGCGGCCGCCCGCTGAACGCCGGCCTGGACGCCCTGGTCACGGCCGCCGCCGGGTCACCCAGCGGCGACCCGCGCAACATGTGCTCGCTGGCCACCGCCGCGGTCGAGGGCACCACCGACGACGACGTGGCGGTGCTCGCGGTCGAGCACGCCCTGGCGATGAGCCGGTCGGCGACCATGCAGGTGGCCGCCGAGCCGACCGGCCCGAGCCGGGTCCGGCAGTGGATGACGACCCGGTTGCGCGAGTGGCTGGTGCCGGAGCCGGTGATCGGCGCGGCGATCCTGTGCACCAGCGAGCTGACCACCAACGCGCTGCTGCACGCCGGCACCCCGGCACAGGTGCACATCGACCTGAACGCGGAGCGGCTGCTGGTCTCGGTGGCCGACACCGGCACCCGGGGCAGCGTGATCCGGGCGCGCACCGACGCGCTCGCCAGCCGGGGCCGCGGGCTCGGCCTGATCGAGGAGTTGAGCGACTCGTGGGGCACCGATCCCACGGTCCGTGGTTCCACGGTCTGGTTCGAGATGTTGCTCAACAGAGAGTGA
- a CDS encoding VOC family protein, translated as MELASADPARAAQFYGELFGWESAGDRFKLNGRAVAGLTRSGANRPDGWLTHLSTPDLEETLEQVALSGGTCLSHPADAHGGRRAIVADPAGAVIGLWEPADFAGAQAGGEPGTMSWPELLTDDPSAAALFYGSAFGWLLRHDFGVGEWLNQAHDAIAGLASGYRGAWWRAAFQVEDIEATAELCERLGGALIAEPAEAGLSEFAELRDPFGARFTVAAPVHHPVELTVSLGSLGGLPAFE; from the coding sequence GTGGAGTTGGCGAGTGCGGATCCTGCGCGAGCGGCGCAGTTCTACGGAGAGTTGTTCGGCTGGGAGTCAGCCGGTGACCGCTTCAAGCTCAACGGGCGGGCCGTGGCGGGGCTCACCCGCAGCGGGGCGAACCGTCCCGACGGGTGGCTCACGCACCTGAGCACACCCGATCTCGAGGAGACATTGGAGCAGGTGGCGCTCTCCGGCGGCACCTGCCTGAGCCACCCCGCCGACGCGCACGGGGGGCGCCGGGCGATCGTGGCCGACCCGGCGGGCGCGGTCATCGGGCTCTGGGAGCCGGCCGACTTCGCGGGGGCGCAGGCGGGCGGCGAGCCGGGCACCATGTCGTGGCCGGAACTGCTCACCGACGACCCGAGCGCCGCGGCCCTGTTCTACGGCTCCGCGTTCGGCTGGCTGCTGCGTCACGACTTCGGCGTCGGCGAGTGGCTGAACCAGGCGCACGACGCCATCGCCGGTCTGGCCTCGGGTTACCGCGGCGCCTGGTGGCGGGCGGCTTTCCAGGTCGAGGACATCGAGGCGACGGCGGAACTCTGCGAGCGCCTGGGCGGTGCGCTCATCGCGGAGCCGGCCGAGGCGGGGCTGTCCGAGTTCGCCGAGTTGCGGGACCCGTTCGGCGCGCGCTTCACGGTCGCGGCGCCGGTGCACCACCCGGTCGAGTTGACCGTTTCGCTCGGTTCGCTCGGCGGGCTGCCCGCTTTCGAGTGA
- a CDS encoding MarR family winged helix-turn-helix transcriptional regulator, with amino-acid sequence MAEPLSESQLQHWRTFVESSWALHTTLEDELRAATGLSMNDYHVLVALAEAPGRRIRMGELASRLVLSPSRVTYQISSMVKRGLVEKQSCPDDKRGFEAVLTEQGLTALREAAPAHLETVRRSFIDHLDDEELAIVGRVFAKIRKA; translated from the coding sequence ATGGCCGAACCGCTCAGTGAGAGTCAGTTGCAGCACTGGCGCACATTCGTGGAGAGCTCGTGGGCGCTGCACACGACGCTCGAGGACGAGCTGCGCGCGGCGACCGGACTGAGCATGAACGACTACCACGTCCTGGTCGCGCTCGCCGAGGCGCCCGGGCGGCGGATCCGGATGGGCGAGCTGGCCAGCCGGCTGGTGCTGTCCCCGAGCCGGGTCACCTACCAGATCAGTTCCATGGTCAAGCGCGGCCTGGTCGAGAAACAGAGCTGCCCCGACGACAAGCGTGGCTTCGAGGCCGTGCTCACCGAGCAGGGCCTGACCGCGCTGCGCGAGGCCGCGCCGGCGCACCTGGAGACCGTCCGCCGCAGCTTCATCGACCACCTGGACGACGAGGAACTGGCCATCGTCGGCCGCGTCTTCGCCAAGATCCGGAAGGCCTGA
- a CDS encoding PASTA domain-containing protein produces MTRSWTSLALVAAVTLMITGCGSGAADADDATKASANETVAVPDLVGDTMDTVLGQLDKAGLAAEATTPIGDSDWSAEAVAVSTTPAAGTQVKPGTTVKILEARKGEIVFFAKAMPNLIGTQWDGAPSGATEDVNLYFEVTSRKPKGNEKAGTVVAQDPKVGAKLKFGQTMRVTVVDWPEDGGPGASIDMPNVDLPNVCRHTKWC; encoded by the coding sequence ATGACGCGCTCATGGACGAGCCTCGCTCTCGTCGCCGCAGTAACCCTCATGATCACCGGATGCGGCTCAGGCGCCGCGGACGCGGACGACGCCACCAAGGCAAGCGCCAACGAGACGGTCGCGGTGCCGGACCTCGTCGGCGACACGATGGATACGGTCCTCGGCCAACTCGACAAGGCGGGCCTCGCCGCAGAGGCCACGACCCCGATCGGGGATAGCGACTGGTCGGCTGAAGCGGTGGCCGTGAGCACGACTCCGGCCGCCGGCACTCAGGTCAAGCCCGGCACAACGGTCAAGATCCTGGAAGCCCGGAAGGGCGAGATCGTCTTCTTCGCGAAGGCGATGCCCAACCTGATCGGCACGCAGTGGGACGGCGCCCCGTCGGGCGCGACCGAGGATGTCAACCTCTACTTCGAGGTCACCTCGCGGAAGCCAAAGGGCAACGAGAAGGCCGGCACAGTCGTCGCCCAGGACCCGAAGGTCGGCGCGAAGCTGAAGTTTGGCCAGACCATGCGCGTCACGGTGGTCGACTGGCCGGAGGACGGCGGCCCTGGCGCCTCGATCGACATGCCAAACGTGGACCTGCCGAATGTCTGCCGACACACCAAGTGGTGTTGA
- a CDS encoding recombinase family protein, producing the protein MFTFADLLPTPALIAGYVRQSSAKENNSEASPATQRAENRKRADSLNGTWVGSYEDIGISAFSGEERPEFERLIADCKAGRVNVIIVYYISRLSRMKPMEIIPIVTDLLNRGVVIISVTEGIFREGNVMDLLHLIMRLDAAHTESKNKSTAIKGAKDIARELGGYVGGKPPYGMSMVSETRFTSDGKPVTINLLTLNPTEIANIQEAANELRHPTLLPDDPNVRGGQRGRPGTLGFVCRNLNERGVPTRGATTGKKTADSSWHPRTLERILRDPRIAGYAAEVIYREPKEGRKAKSIKGYRILRDPETLLPIVAYPSILPPAEWWEIQQILDRKPTIVAAAPNAPSLLSSMNRLFCECGTRMKSNSNSKVAMRSSYRCARPAGRRRPGEHTGDCTISKRGLDDYVARRIYALISTADAGDDPETLAVLAEATRLFGLAALDPATAGQRAALEGELADAEQRLEELYADRAAGGYKTAVGRRHFLEAEHGLSEQMEALAQKLGELDATVSTALPIEQWLGEPGSDPIGPGSWWASAPLPERRAMVALFIKRITVRKSPDGATRPSMESRVTIEWITPKADEEV; encoded by the coding sequence ATGTTCACGTTCGCTGATTTGCTGCCCACCCCGGCGCTGATCGCTGGCTACGTCCGCCAGTCCAGCGCCAAGGAAAACAACTCCGAAGCCTCCCCCGCGACCCAGCGCGCCGAGAACCGCAAGCGCGCCGACAGCCTCAACGGGACATGGGTCGGGAGTTACGAAGACATCGGCATCAGCGCATTCAGCGGCGAGGAGCGGCCCGAATTCGAGCGGCTCATCGCGGACTGCAAGGCCGGCCGAGTCAACGTGATCATCGTTTACTACATCTCGCGGCTCTCTCGGATGAAGCCGATGGAGATCATCCCGATCGTCACGGACCTTCTGAACCGAGGCGTCGTCATCATCAGCGTGACGGAAGGGATCTTCCGCGAGGGCAACGTCATGGACTTGCTCCACCTGATCATGCGCCTCGACGCGGCCCACACCGAAAGCAAGAACAAGAGCACTGCGATCAAGGGCGCAAAGGACATCGCCCGTGAACTGGGAGGATACGTCGGCGGGAAGCCGCCTTACGGCATGTCGATGGTCAGCGAGACCCGCTTCACCTCAGACGGCAAGCCGGTCACGATCAACTTGCTGACGCTGAACCCAACTGAGATCGCCAACATCCAGGAGGCGGCAAACGAGCTGCGGCATCCGACCCTCCTACCCGACGATCCCAACGTGCGGGGTGGTCAGCGGGGACGCCCCGGCACGCTCGGTTTCGTCTGTCGCAACCTGAACGAGCGCGGAGTGCCGACCCGAGGTGCAACGACGGGAAAGAAGACAGCCGACAGCTCGTGGCATCCCCGCACGCTGGAACGCATTCTCCGTGACCCGCGGATCGCGGGGTACGCAGCCGAGGTCATCTACCGGGAGCCGAAGGAAGGGCGTAAGGCCAAGAGCATCAAGGGGTACCGCATCCTGCGCGACCCGGAAACGCTGCTTCCGATCGTCGCCTACCCCTCGATTCTGCCGCCTGCCGAGTGGTGGGAAATTCAGCAGATCCTCGATCGGAAGCCGACCATCGTGGCTGCGGCGCCGAACGCGCCCTCCTTGCTCTCGTCGATGAATCGGCTGTTCTGCGAATGCGGCACGCGCATGAAGTCGAACAGCAACTCGAAGGTCGCCATGCGCTCCAGCTACCGGTGCGCGCGCCCGGCTGGCCGGCGTCGCCCCGGCGAGCACACCGGAGACTGCACGATCTCGAAGCGGGGCCTCGATGACTACGTCGCCCGGCGAATCTACGCGCTCATCTCGACGGCCGACGCGGGCGACGACCCAGAGACGCTCGCGGTGCTAGCAGAGGCCACCCGCCTATTCGGGCTCGCTGCTCTCGACCCCGCCACCGCAGGCCAGCGAGCGGCGCTGGAGGGGGAACTGGCGGATGCAGAGCAGCGGCTCGAAGAGCTTTACGCTGACCGGGCGGCCGGTGGATACAAGACCGCGGTCGGTCGGCGTCACTTCCTGGAGGCCGAGCACGGACTCTCCGAACAGATGGAGGCGCTCGCTCAGAAGCTCGGCGAGCTGGACGCCACGGTGAGCACTGCGCTACCGATCGAGCAGTGGCTCGGCGAGCCTGGCTCTGATCCGATCGGTCCCGGCTCCTGGTGGGCCAGCGCACCTCTGCCCGAGCGGCGAGCTATGGTCGCGCTCTTCATCAAGCGGATCACGGTCCGAAAGTCTCCCGATGGTGCCACGCGACCGAGCATGGAGTCTCGGGTGACGATCGAGTGGATTACTCCGAAGGCCGACGAAGAAGTCTAA
- a CDS encoding HNH endonuclease signature motif containing protein, which yields MRGFLRRYESCHGHPYRWKRDPAKRRAYAEARRALQRGASEAEPVVRAVVFERDAWTCGLCDEPINPDLRFPDRWSASIDHVVPLARGGSHTLDNLQAAHLTCNTSKGARAVA from the coding sequence ATGCGCGGCTTCTTGCGCCGCTATGAGTCCTGCCATGGTCACCCGTACCGCTGGAAGCGAGACCCAGCGAAGCGCAGGGCGTACGCCGAGGCTCGACGCGCACTTCAGCGCGGGGCCTCCGAGGCCGAGCCGGTCGTCCGCGCAGTCGTCTTCGAGCGTGATGCATGGACTTGCGGGCTCTGCGACGAGCCGATCAACCCCGATCTCCGCTTCCCGGACCGCTGGAGCGCGTCCATTGACCACGTCGTGCCGCTTGCTCGCGGCGGGTCGCACACCCTGGACAACCTCCAGGCTGCACACCTGACTTGCAATACCTCTAAGGGCGCCCGCGCAGTCGCGTGA